The DNA region TAACTTGCGGTCTTTTACCGAGATGGCGAGATTTTCCTGCTTTACCTAGTTTGAGGGTTCTGGCTTCGACGTTACCTACCTGTCCGATAGTGGCGTAACATTCTTTGCGAATCATTCTGACTTCTTTAGAGGGAAGACCGATAGTTACATATCCTCCTTCTTTCGCCATCAGCTTGGCAGCAGTACCTGCGGCACGCACGATTTGTCCGCCTCTTCCCGCTACGAGTTCGATATTGTGAATCGTTTCTCCCAGGGGAATATTGCTGAGTGGCAGAGCATTCCCTACTTCAATTGGAGCATCGGGACTGGCAATAATTTGCGTACCTACTTTCATGCCTACTGCGGCAAGAATATAGCGTTTTTCACCATCTTCGTACTGCACTAAGGCAATACGGGCGTTGCGATTAGGATCGTATTCGATCGCAATCACTTCAGCAGGAATATTGCGTTTGTCACGACGAAAATCAATAATACGATAGAGACGCTTGTGTCCGCCACCGCGACGACGGCTGGTAATTACGCCACGATTGTTGCGCCCTTTTTTGCGATGTTTGTATTTAGTAAGAGATTTCTCGGGTTTACTCTTGGTAATATCGGCAAAATCGGATATAACCGCTTGGCGAGTTCCTGGTGTATATGGTCGAAAAGAACGAGTACCCATAGTTGGATTTATCTTTAAAGTTTACTGAGGCTCTGACATCAAAGTTAATTGTGCCTGACTCGAAATCTACAGTTCGGGGAATAGAACGATTGAATCTCCCTCTTTTAGAGTTACAATGGCTCTTTTGTATTGAGCTTTATAGCCCATAAACCTACCTACACGGCGTTTTTGACGAGGTAGATTCAGAGTATTAACTTTAACTACGCTGACATCAAACAAACTTTCAATCGCCGCTTTGATCTGTGGTTTGGTAGCTATAGGCAAAACGTCAAAAACGTACTTGCCAAGCTCCATTTGAATTGTTCCTTTTTCGGTAATAATTGGTTTGAGGATCAAGTCGGCTAAATATCTGGGATTGTTGTAATTCTTAGTCACCGTATACCTCCTTTATTTGTTCTAGAGCGTCGGTGGTCGCGACAATTTTACTGGCGTTAAGCAAATCGTAAATATTTAAGTTTGTAGCTTTAATAACCTTTAAATTGCTGATATTTCTAGTCGATAAATAAATATTTTCGGGAATTTCTGGTAATATTAGCAATACTTTCCGTTCTGCATCTATTTCCCAACGTTTTAAAGCAGCAGTTATTTCTTTGGTTTTAGGTCTATCTAACTGCTCGGCAAAGTTTTCTACAACAATCGTATCTTCCAGTCGCGAGTCGAAAGCCGTTCTTAACGCCAAACGACGCTCTTTGCGATTCATTTTGACGCTAAAGTCTCTGGGTTTGGGTCCAAAGATAACTCCACCACCCCGCCACAAAGGCGAACGACTCGAACCAGCGCGAGCGCGACCAGTTCCTTTTTGTCGCCAGGGTTTGCGTCCGCCCCCACGAACTTCGGCTCTAGTTTTGCTAGAGGCAGTCCCCTGACGAGCATTATTAATTTGTCTGATCAAGGCTCGATGCACAATATGTTCGGCATTTTCTGCTTTGGCAACTTTTAGTTCGAGGGTCGTCTCGCCGACATTTTCCCCCTGCCAATTTTTGACTACACAATTAACCATAGTTATCTATATAAATCTTGCGACGATATTGTCATTTGCGACTGGATATTGCTGGCGTTAAACCTGTTTGCTGGGTGCGATGCTGAGTAACGCTCCTGGTTTTCCAGGTAACGCACCGCCAATCAACAATAAATTTTGTTCGGCATCTACTTTTACTACCTGTAATTTACGCACGGTTATCTGGGTTGCGCCATATCTTCCTGCCATCTTTTTCCCTGGATAAACCCTGCCTGGAGTAGTACCCGCTCCAGTCGAACCAGGAGCGCGATGGTTTTTGGAGCCATGAGTCATCGAACCCCGACGAAAGTTGTGTCTTTTTTGATAGCCAGCAAAACCGCGACCGATAGTTTTACCCGTCACATCAACTTTGGCTTCGGTGCTAAAAATTGCTGAAAGATCGAGAGTTTGACCCAATTCATACTCGCCAGTAGATTCGGTGCGATATTCTTTCAGGTGCCGCAGTGGTGCCAGTCCAGTTTTTTGCAGATGACCGAGTTCTGGCTTTGACAGAGCTTTTTCTCTGACTTCTTGATAGCCGATTTGAATCGAACTATAGCCATCGGTTTCTTTAGTTTTTATTTGAGTTACGACACAAGGACCTGCTTGAACTACAGTTACAGGAATAGCAGCCCCAGTTTCCTGGTTAAAAATCTGGGTCATGCCTAGTTTGGTGCCGAGAATACCTACAGACACTGATTTTAGCCTCTCTATCGTTGTAAGTTAATAGGGTTTAGTTTATAAATCTCGATATAATTTTGGCGGTCGCCCGTAGCTTCGCCTATAAGTGATGTTTTTATCGAGAGCAAACAGTTCTAGTGCTATTACACTCGATTGCAGTCGATTTGGTTAGCAAAGAAAACAGACCAAACTAACCCGAGACATCTTCGAGCCATAATGTATAGCAATAAATATATATTTACTGTTCTGTAAGATATACCACCAAAGTAGACTTAAAATTCAAACATCACTTCTACTTGGTGTTTTAATCATGCCTGTTATCTTTAGAGACTTAAAGAGTTTTTTCTTCAGTATCTTCGCAAAGAGGCATAAAGTAGATATAATTTCCGCTTGCCAATCTAGACCAGAAGCGGAAGGGATTGAGATTGCAGTACCAGGCAATATCTGGAGAAAGTCATTGACTATCTAACGAGACTCAAATTAATAATAAGTCACAATCGATAATGATACACGATCTACACAGTATTTTGCAAGTAGAAGGCAAACTTTTTAAAAGTAAAACTGGCGGTTAATTAAGTTTCGCGACGCGAATCAAATATAATTCTGATATAACTTAATAAATTTTTCGAGCGAGCAAACCTGGAATTATAACAACATGGCATTAATTACTACTGGTAAATCTTTTATTCGCGCTCTCGAACAAGCTGGAGCATTGAGTTTGTATATGCCTTTAGAAGGAGGTGCGGAAGGACGCTATCAAAGGCGATTGCGAGCTTATGGTTATCGAACTATTGCTTTGACTGCTAGAGGGTTGGGCGATCCAGCCGCCTATCTAACCAGATTTCACGGCGTTCGTCCCCCTCATTTAGGTAAAAAAGATATCGGGCAAGGTGCCGCAGTGGGAGATATTTATTTTGTACCGCCCATTGCTAACTATGAACTGGCAAATCTGGCAGAAAATGCGAAAGGATTGGTACTGTGGATTATGGAAGGACAGGTTTTGTCTCGTCAGGAACTCGAATATTTAATCGATCTGCCAAAGCAAGAGCCACGAATTAAAGTAGTCTTGGAAATGGGTGGCGATCGCTCCGTGAGTTGGAAACCACTAGCAGAAGTTATAAATGCCGCCTAGGATCTAAGTAGTAAAAATTCAACTTTTT from Myxosarcina sp. GI1 includes:
- the rplC gene encoding 50S ribosomal protein L3, whose amino-acid sequence is MSVGILGTKLGMTQIFNQETGAAIPVTVVQAGPCVVTQIKTKETDGYSSIQIGYQEVREKALSKPELGHLQKTGLAPLRHLKEYRTESTGEYELGQTLDLSAIFSTEAKVDVTGKTIGRGFAGYQKRHNFRRGSMTHGSKNHRAPGSTGAGTTPGRVYPGKKMAGRYGATQITVRKLQVVKVDAEQNLLLIGGALPGKPGALLSIAPSKQV
- a CDS encoding 50S ribosomal protein L23; this translates as MTKNYNNPRYLADLILKPIITEKGTIQMELGKYVFDVLPIATKPQIKAAIESLFDVSVVKVNTLNLPRQKRRVGRFMGYKAQYKRAIVTLKEGDSIVLFPEL
- the rplD gene encoding 50S ribosomal protein L4, translating into MVNCVVKNWQGENVGETTLELKVAKAENAEHIVHRALIRQINNARQGTASSKTRAEVRGGGRKPWRQKGTGRARAGSSRSPLWRGGGVIFGPKPRDFSVKMNRKERRLALRTAFDSRLEDTIVVENFAEQLDRPKTKEITAALKRWEIDAERKVLLILPEIPENIYLSTRNISNLKVIKATNLNIYDLLNASKIVATTDALEQIKEVYGD
- a CDS encoding NAD(P)H-quinone oxidoreductase subunit N, translating into MALITTGKSFIRALEQAGALSLYMPLEGGAEGRYQRRLRAYGYRTIALTARGLGDPAAYLTRFHGVRPPHLGKKDIGQGAAVGDIYFVPPIANYELANLAENAKGLVLWIMEGQVLSRQELEYLIDLPKQEPRIKVVLEMGGDRSVSWKPLAEVINAA
- the rplB gene encoding 50S ribosomal protein L2, which codes for MGTRSFRPYTPGTRQAVISDFADITKSKPEKSLTKYKHRKKGRNNRGVITSRRRGGGHKRLYRIIDFRRDKRNIPAEVIAIEYDPNRNARIALVQYEDGEKRYILAAVGMKVGTQIIASPDAPIEVGNALPLSNIPLGETIHNIELVAGRGGQIVRAAGTAAKLMAKEGGYVTIGLPSKEVRMIRKECYATIGQVGNVEARTLKLGKAGKSRHLGKRPQVRGSVMNPVDHPHGGGEGRAPIGRSGPVTPWGKPTLGLKTRKKKKVSDKLIVRRRRKKSKSAAN